A genomic region of Manihot esculenta cultivar AM560-2 chromosome 15, M.esculenta_v8, whole genome shotgun sequence contains the following coding sequences:
- the LOC110600918 gene encoding 60S ribosomal protein L6, mitochondrial translates to MEAKFFRFLKIVGVGYKARAEAEGRLLFLKLGYSHEVELTVPPAVRVFCFKNNVVCCTGIDKQRVHQFAASVRSCKPPEVYKGKGIMYIDEVIKKKQGKKSK, encoded by the coding sequence ATGGAAGCCAAGTTTTTTCGCTTTCTTAAGATAGTGGGTGTTGGATACAAAGCCAGAGCTGAAGCAGAAGGACGCCTCTTGTTTCTCAAATTAGGATACAGTCACGAGGTTGAACTCACAGTTCCTCCTGCTGTTCGTGTCTTCTGCTTCAAGAACAATGTAGTTTGTTGCACTGGAATTGACAAGCAAAGGGTGCACCAGTTTGCTGCTTCTGTTCGTAGTTGCAAGCCTCCTGAAGTTTACAAGGGCAAGGGCATAATGTACATTGATGAAGTGATCAAGAAGAAACAGGGAAAGAAATCAAAATAA
- the LOC110601754 gene encoding protein transport protein Sec61 subunit alpha translates to MGGGFRVLHLVRPFLSFLPEVQSADRKVPFREKVIYTVISLFIFLVCSQLPLYGIHSTTGADPFYWMRVILASNRGTVMELGITPIVTSGLVMQLLAGSKIIEVDNNVREDRALLNGAQKLLGILIAVGEAVAYVLSGMYGSVNQLGVGNAILIIIQLCFAGIIVICLDELLQKGYGLGSGISLFIATNICENIIWKAFSPTTINSGRGAEFEGAVIALFHLLITRTDKVRALREAFYRQNLPNVTNLLATVLIFLIVIYFQGFRVVLPVRSKNARGQQGSYPIKLFYTSNMPIILQSALVSNLYFISQLLYRRYSNNFLVNLLGKWKESEYNGQSVPVGGLAYYITAPSSLADMAANPFHALFYLVFMLSACALFSKTWIEVSGSSAKDVAKQLKEQQMVMPGHRESNLHKELNRYIPTAAAFGGVCIGALTVLADFMGAIGSGTGILLAVTIIYQYFETFEKERASELGFFGF, encoded by the exons ATGGGAGGTGGATTTAGGGTTCTTCATCTTGTTAGACCATTTCTCTCATTCCTTCCTGAAGTTCAGAGTGCTGACAGAAAGGTTCCCTTCCGTGAGAAGGTCATATACACGGTGATTTCCCTTTTCATTTTCTTGGTATGCAGTCAACTTCCATTGTATGGCATTCATTCTACAACTGGAGCGGATCCTTTCTATTGGATGCGTGTTATTCTTGCTTCAAACCGTGGGACTGTCATGGAGCTTGGTATCACTCCGATTGTAACCTCTGGATTAGTGATGCAACTTCTTGCTGGATCAAAGATCATTGAAGTTGACAACAATGTACGTGAAGACCGTGCTTTATT AAATGGCGCTCAGAAACTGTTGGGCATCCTGATAGCCGTTGGTGAAGCAGTGGCGTATGTTCTATCGGGGATGTATGGTAGTGTTAACCAGCTTGGAGTAGGAAATGCCATTCTGATCATCATTCAGCTTTGCTTTGCTGGGATTATTGTAATTTGTTTGGATGAGCTTCTGCAGAAAGGATATGGTCTAGGCTCTGGGATCTCCCTATTCATAGCAACCAATATTTG TGAAAATATTATCTGGAAAGCATTTAGTCCAACCACCATCAATAGTGGGAGAGGAGCTGAATTTGAAGGTGCTGTTATTGCTTTATTCCATCTGCTAATTACTCGTACAGATAAGGTCCGTGCCCTTCGGGAAGCATTTTACCGGCAGAATCTTCCAAATGTCACAAATCTACTTGCAACAGTGTTGATCTTCTTAATTGTTATATATTTCCAAGGGTTCCGTGTGGTTTTGCCGGTGAGGTCAAAGAATGCTCGTGGGCAGCAGGGTTCATATCCTATCAAGCTGTTCTATACCTCGAACATGCCTATCATTTTGCAATCTGCTCTTGTGTCTAACCTCTACTTTATCTCCCAG TTGTTGTACAGGAGATACAGTAACAATTTCCTTGTCAATCTTTTGGGCAAGTGGAAGGAATCTGAATATAATGGTCAGTCAGTCCCTGTTGGTGGCCTTGCATATTACATCACTGCACCATCAAG CCTTGCTGATATGGCAGCAAATCCTTTTCATGCACTTTTCTATCTCGTGTTCATGTTGTCAGCATGTGCACTCTTCTCAAAAACATGGATTGAAGTTTCTGGATCATCTGCTAAAGATGTGGCCAAGCAACTGAAG GAACAACAAATGGTCATGCCTGGTCATCGGGAGTCTAACTTGCATAAAGAGTTGAACCGCTACATACCCACAGCTGCAGCTTTTGGAGGTGTCTGCATCGGTGCATTAACAGTGTTGGCAGATTTCATGGGTGCAATTGGTTCAGGGACAGGGATTCTTCTGGCAGTCACAATCATTTATCAGTACTTTGAAACCTTTGAGAAGGAGAGAGCCAGTGAACTTGGTTTCTTTGGTTTCTAA
- the LOC110602611 gene encoding protein GRAVITROPIC IN THE LIGHT 1 — protein MDSVKLSSMTPKKSRLARTVAKVLHLRAATGIAPVDGVQKVKSQEKVEDDSKIGNKSTVSLRQSFKISNDEERQKSLAMQALLAKLFASVSSVKAAYAQLQCAQSPYDVDGIQAADQLVVSELKNLSELKQCYIKKQFDSFSETTMLLAEVQEQKCISKTYGITGKKLESQLRLKDSEIIYLKEKLEESNRQNRLLEKRLNQSGQLSMPDNLHRSGLNPSHFLAVVRFTVKSIRSFVKLMIDQMKAADWNLDAAANSIVPEVVYWRADDKCFAFECFVCREMFDAFHLPFFSLPNESLTEKKNQQHHFFRRFTELKSAKAKEYLAEYPKSTFAKFCRTKYLQLVHPQMETSFFGNLSQRTLVSSGEFPDTSFFASFAEMVKRVWLLHCLAFSFKPEASIFQVRRGCRFSEVYMECVSEEALLSSENVPEADPPVAFTVVPGFRIGKTVIQCQVYLSHTQIKVNDDLQSHR, from the coding sequence ATGGATTCTGTGAAACTCTCTTCCATGACTCCCAAAAAGAGTAGATTGGCACGCACAGTTGCGAAAGTTCTTCATCTTAGAGCTGCTACTGGGATTGCTCCTGTTGATGGTGTGCAAAAAGTCAAGTCTCAGGAAAAGGTCGAGGATGATAGCAAGATTGGCAATAAGAGTACAGTCAGTCTGCGCCAGTCCTTCAAAATCAGCAATGATGAGGAACGCCAAAAGAGTTTGGCTATGCAAGCTCTTCTTGCAAAACTGTTTGCCAGCGTTTCTTCGGTTAAAGCAGCATATGCTCAGTTACAGTGTGCTCAGTCTCCTTATGACGTGGATGGAATCCAAGCAGCTGATCAATTAGTAGTTTCCGAGTTGAAGAATTTGTCTGAGTTGAAGCAGTGTTATATTAAAAAACAGTTCGATTCTTTTTCAGAGACTACGATGCTGTTGGCTGAAGTTCAGGAGCAGAAGTGTATTTCAAAGACCTATGGAATTACGGGGAAGAAATTGGAGTCTCAGTTGAGGCTCAAGGACTCTGAGATCATATATCTTAAGGAAAAATTGGAGGAATCCAATAGACAGAACCGGTTACTTGAGAAGAGATTAAATCAGAGCGGACAGTTGTCTATGCCTGACAATCTTCACCGATCAGGACTGAATCCTAGTCATTTCCTAGCAGTTGTTAGGTTTACAGTGAAGTCAATCCGAAGCTTTGTGAAGTTGATGATTGATCAGATGAAAGCTGCTGATTGGAATCTTGACGCCGCAGCCAATTCAATTGTACCGGAAGTGGTCTACTGGAGAGCTGATGATAAATGCTTTGCATTTGAATGCTTTGTTTGCAGGGAAATGTTTGATGCTTTCCATTTGCCATTCTTCTCCCTTCCAAACGAGTCTTTAACAGAGAAAAAGAATCAGCAACATCACTTTTTCAGGAGATTCACAGAACTAAAATCTGCGAAAGCAAAGGAGTATCTTGCAGAGTATCCCAAATCGACATTTGCAAAATTTTGCAGGACCAAGTATTTGCAACTTGTTCATCCACAGATGGAAACTTCATTCTTTGGCAATTTGAGCCAAAGAACCCTTGTGAGTTCCGGTGAATTTCCCGACACTAGTTTCTTCGCCTCATTCGCTGAAATGGTAAAGCGAGTGTGGCTTCTACATTGCTTGGCCTTTTCTTTCAAACCAGAGGCCTCAATCTTTCAAGTACGCAGAGGATGTCGATTTTCTGAAGTTTACATGGAATGTGTATCAGAGGAGGCACTGCTCTCGTCCGAAAACGTACCAGAAGCCGACCCACCAGTTGCATTCACGGTGGTTCCAGGCTTTAGGATCGGTAAAACTGTTATACAGTGCCAGGTCTACCTCTCTCATACCCAAATCAAGGTAAATGATGATCTTCAATCTCATAGATAA
- the LOC110600830 gene encoding uncharacterized protein LOC110600830, with the protein MRRSHFCFVSVLSLLVAYTFQFQVQAAPAGLLFKQLSSVLKWTARSSSKTPQSDGNVLQFEDGYIVETVLEGNEIGVVPYKIRVSDDGELYAVDEVNSNIVKITPPLSQYSRARLVAGSFQGYTGHVDGKPNEARFNHPRGVTMDDKGNVYVADTLNLAIRKIGDSGVTTIAGGKSNIAGYRDGPSEDAKFSTDFDVVYVHSTCSLLVVDRGNAALRQISLNQEDCDYQSSSITATDLLMVVGVVLAGYITCMLQQGFGSSFFSRTQQYPENEFKEYPSMEKPSPITETMKEDPKWPSFGQLIIDLSKLALEALANMFLYLIPSWFKSSGSAKGLTPLKDSLRMPEDEVEPPTVQRHSIPVSLSETRQVHTPNTIDKYSEMKPPKIKSASFKDPSLSSKHRSLKRQEYAEFYGSGEIPPPGRSKSHKEKTRHRQRDKSGEVVSGAVGAEPKPAEMKPMNYDTPKFDHYNMRSKYGSDNSYQF; encoded by the exons ATGAGAAGATCCCATTTCTGTTTTGTTTCTGTATTATCACTTTTGGTTGCTTACACTTTTCAATTTCAAGTTCAGGCTGCTCCTGCAG GGCTATTATTTAAGCAATTATCTTCTGTTCTTAAATGGACTGCTAGATCATcctccaaaacacctcaatCAG ATGGGAATGTTCTCCAATTTGAAGATGGGTACATAGTGGAGACTGTTCTGGAAGGAAATGAAATTGGAGTTGTTCCTTATAAAATACGTGTCTCTGACGATGGTGAACTATATGCTGTTGATGAAGTTAATAGCAACATTGTTAAAATTACTCCACCGTTGTCCCAAT ACAGTAGGGCAAGATTGGTGGCTGGTTCATTTCAGGGTTATACAGGGCATGTGGATGGAAAACCAAATGAAGCTCGTTTTAATCATCCCAGAGGTGTAACCATGGATGATAAAGGGAATGTGTATGTCGCTGATACCTTGAACCTTGCCATCAGAAAGATTGGAGACTCTG GCGTCACAACCATTGCTGGTGGGAAATCAAATATTGCTGGATACAGGGATGGACCTAGTGAGGATGCGAAGTTTTCAACTGATTTTGATGTGGTATATGTCCACTCCACATGCTCTCTGTTAGTTGTTGATAGAGGAAATGCTGCTCTTCGACAAATCTCTCTCAACCAAGAAGATTGTGATTACCAGTCCAGTTCAATTACTGCTACAG ATCTCCTTATGGTTGTTGGTGTTGTCTTGGCTGGATATATTACGTGTATGCTTCAGCAAGGATTTGGGTCTTCTTTCTTCTCAAGAACG CAACAATATCCAGAGAATGAATTTAAAGAGTATCCAAGTATGGAGAAACCAAGTCCTATCACCGAGACCATGAAAGAGGATCCTAAATGGCCTTCTTTTGGACAGCTCATTATTGATCTTTCTAAGCTCGCACTCGAGGCATTGGCTAACATGTTCCTCTACTTAATCCCTTCATGGTTCAAGTCAAGCGGATCCGCCAAAGGCCTCACACCATTGAAAGATTCCCTAAGGATGCCTGAGGATGAAGTTGAACCCCCAACAGTCCAGAGGCATAGTATTCCTGTTTCTTTGTCTGAAACCCGGCAGGTCCATACTCCCAATACTATTGACAAATATTCAGAAATGAAGCCCCCCAAGATTAAGTCAGCCAGTTTCAAGGATCCTTCTTTATCAAGCAAGCACCGGTCCTTGAAACGACAAGAATATGCAGAATTCTATGGATCAGGTGAGATTCCTCCTCCTGGCAGGTCCAAGAGTCACAAAGAGAAAACGAGGCATCGACAACGTGATAAGAGCGGAGAGGTGGTTTCTGGAGCAGTTGGGGCAGAGCCAAAACCTGCTGAGATGAAGCCTATGAATTATGATACTCCAAAATTTGACCATTACAATATGAGAAGCAAGTATGGATCTGACAATTCCTACCAATTTTGA
- the LOC110601255 gene encoding ubiquitin domain-containing protein 1 has translation MGCAGSSQAKGDGAVKKIRKPKPWKHPQPITKSQLIQMRDEFWDTAPHYGGRKEIWDALRAAAEADLALAQAIVDSAGVIVQNVDLTICYDERGAKYELPKYVLSEPTNLIRDN, from the exons ATGGGTTGTGCTGGATCGTCACAGGCTAAAGGAGATG GAGCTGTGAAGAAGATCCGGAAGCCAAAACCTTGGAAGCATCCTCAGCCAATAACAAAGTCTCAGCTTATACAGATGCGTGATGAGTTTTGGGATACTGCTCCTCACTATGGTGGAAGGAAAG AGATTTGGGATGCTCTTCGAGCTGCTGCTGAAGCTGACCTAGCCCTTGCGCAAGCTATTGTGGACAGTGCTGGTGTCATTGTTCAAAATGTTGATTTGACAATATGCTATGATGAAAGAG GTGCAAAATATGAACTGCCCAAGTATGTTTTGAGCGAGCCAACCAACTTAATCCGGGATAATTGA
- the LOC110602166 gene encoding gamma-glutamyl hydrolase 2 isoform X2: MPSHFLSNAPSAPSTPSSDLPNDAVSLPSASASSSASRFPDMWNYLWIPVLVSLSKEISLAKAAQSNILLPSQVDDESSSPVLRCPAPDTKLNYRPVIGILSHPGDGASGRLNNAANASYIAASYVKFVESAGARVIPLIYNEPPEVLFELNLVNGVLFTGGWAKSGLYYDIVKAVFKKVLAKNDAGYHFPLYAICLGFELLTMIISKDNNILESFNATDQASTLQFMKNINMEGTVFQRFPPDLLKKLSTDCLVMQNHHYGISPERLVENEDLSSFFKILTTSADADNKVYVSTVRARNYPVTAFQWHPEKNAFEWGLSMIPHSEDAIHVTQHIANFFVSEARKSLNRPPARKVLDNLIYNYSPTYCGKAGKGYDEVYIFTEP; encoded by the exons ATGCCCTCCCACTTCCTCTCTAATGCCCCTTCCGCTCCTTCTACCCCCTCCTCCGATCTTCCCAACGATGCCGTTTCTCTTCCTTCCGCCTCCGCTTCCTCCTCCGCCTCTAGGTTTCCAGATATGTGGAATTACCTCTGGATTCCTGTACTTGTTTCACTTTCTAAAGAAATTAGCTTAGCCAAAGCGGCTCAGTCTAACATTCTTCTTCCGAGTCAAGTCGATGATGAATCATCATCTCCGGTGCTGAGATGCCCCGCGCCGGACACGAAGCTGAACTACAGGCCGGTGATCGGAATCCTGAGCCATCCTGGTGATGGTGCGTCCGGGAGGCTAAATAATGCTGCAAACGCATCTTATATCGCGGCGTCTTATGTGAAATTTGTTGAATCGGCTGGTGCTCGTGTAATTCCACTTATCTATAACGAGCCACCGGAGGTTCTTTTCGAG CTCAATCTGGTCAATGGAGTGCTCTTCACTGGGGGTTGGGCCAAAAGCGGTTTATATTATGACATTGTGAAGGCAGTTTTTAAG AAAGTGTTAGCCAAGAACGATGCAGGATACCATTTTCCATTGTATGCCATCTGCTTAGGTTTTGAACTCCTTACAATGATCATTAGTAAG GACAATAACATTCTGGAATCATTTAATGCTACGGATCAGGCTTCCACACttcaatttatgaaaaatataaatatggagGGAACTGTGTTTCAAAG ATTTCCTCCAGACTTGCTTAAAAAGTTGAGTACAGATTGCCTTGTCATGCAAAACCATCAT TATGGCATCTCACCGGAGCGGCTTGTCGAGAACGAGGATCTGTCTAGTTTCTTCAAGATTTTGACTACTAGTGCGGATGCAGATAACAAA GTTTATGTCTCCACCGTACGAGCACGCAACTATCCTGTGACTGCTTTCCAATGGCATCCTGAG AAAAATGCTTTTGAATGGGGCTTATCTATGATTCCACACTCAGAGGATGCCATTCATGTGACCCAACATATTGCAAACTTTTTCGTCAG TGAGGCTAGGAAGTCATTGAACAGACCCCCTGCTCGCAAAGTGCTTGACAATCTGATTTACAATTATAGTCCCACATATTGTGGGAAGGCTGG GAAGGGATATGATGAAGTATATATATTCACTGAACCATGA
- the LOC110602166 gene encoding gamma-glutamyl hydrolase 2 isoform X1, with the protein MPSHFLSNAPSAPSTPSSDLPNDAVSLPSASASSSASRFPDMWNYLWIPVLVSLSKEISLAKAAQSNILLPSQVDDESSSPVLRCPAPDTKLNYRPVIGILSHPGDGASGRLNNAANASYIAASYVKFVESAGARVIPLIYNEPPEVLFEKLNLVNGVLFTGGWAKSGLYYDIVKAVFKKVLAKNDAGYHFPLYAICLGFELLTMIISKDNNILESFNATDQASTLQFMKNINMEGTVFQRFPPDLLKKLSTDCLVMQNHHYGISPERLVENEDLSSFFKILTTSADADNKVYVSTVRARNYPVTAFQWHPEKNAFEWGLSMIPHSEDAIHVTQHIANFFVSEARKSLNRPPARKVLDNLIYNYSPTYCGKAGKGYDEVYIFTEP; encoded by the exons ATGCCCTCCCACTTCCTCTCTAATGCCCCTTCCGCTCCTTCTACCCCCTCCTCCGATCTTCCCAACGATGCCGTTTCTCTTCCTTCCGCCTCCGCTTCCTCCTCCGCCTCTAGGTTTCCAGATATGTGGAATTACCTCTGGATTCCTGTACTTGTTTCACTTTCTAAAGAAATTAGCTTAGCCAAAGCGGCTCAGTCTAACATTCTTCTTCCGAGTCAAGTCGATGATGAATCATCATCTCCGGTGCTGAGATGCCCCGCGCCGGACACGAAGCTGAACTACAGGCCGGTGATCGGAATCCTGAGCCATCCTGGTGATGGTGCGTCCGGGAGGCTAAATAATGCTGCAAACGCATCTTATATCGCGGCGTCTTATGTGAAATTTGTTGAATCGGCTGGTGCTCGTGTAATTCCACTTATCTATAACGAGCCACCGGAGGTTCTTTTCGAG AAGCTCAATCTGGTCAATGGAGTGCTCTTCACTGGGGGTTGGGCCAAAAGCGGTTTATATTATGACATTGTGAAGGCAGTTTTTAAG AAAGTGTTAGCCAAGAACGATGCAGGATACCATTTTCCATTGTATGCCATCTGCTTAGGTTTTGAACTCCTTACAATGATCATTAGTAAG GACAATAACATTCTGGAATCATTTAATGCTACGGATCAGGCTTCCACACttcaatttatgaaaaatataaatatggagGGAACTGTGTTTCAAAG ATTTCCTCCAGACTTGCTTAAAAAGTTGAGTACAGATTGCCTTGTCATGCAAAACCATCAT TATGGCATCTCACCGGAGCGGCTTGTCGAGAACGAGGATCTGTCTAGTTTCTTCAAGATTTTGACTACTAGTGCGGATGCAGATAACAAA GTTTATGTCTCCACCGTACGAGCACGCAACTATCCTGTGACTGCTTTCCAATGGCATCCTGAG AAAAATGCTTTTGAATGGGGCTTATCTATGATTCCACACTCAGAGGATGCCATTCATGTGACCCAACATATTGCAAACTTTTTCGTCAG TGAGGCTAGGAAGTCATTGAACAGACCCCCTGCTCGCAAAGTGCTTGACAATCTGATTTACAATTATAGTCCCACATATTGTGGGAAGGCTGG GAAGGGATATGATGAAGTATATATATTCACTGAACCATGA